One region of Flavobacterium sp. GSB-24 genomic DNA includes:
- a CDS encoding 2Fe-2S iron-sulfur cluster-binding protein, translated as MKVTIDGQSIDVEPGTTILQAARMIGGDLVPPAMCYYSKLKGSGGKCRCCLVEVSKGSEADPRPMPKLMASCVTGCMDGMEVNSKSSARVTEARKSVTEFLLINHPLDCPICDQAGECDLQNLSFEHGNPKSRYIEEKRTFEPEDIGPNIQLHMNRCILCQRCVQVADQLTDNRVHGVLDRGDHANISTCISKAITNEFSGNMIDVCPVGALTDKTFRFKSRVWFNKPYNAHRECTTPGCCGKTTVWMFGGEIQRVTGRKDEYHEVEEFICNSCRFDHKDVNDWVIEGPREFEKDSVINQNNYTQKLEKVQIDTEKNILMGRDVDRKKISMAEIPLNTNNKNS; from the coding sequence ATGAAAGTAACCATAGACGGTCAAAGTATAGACGTAGAGCCAGGAACAACGATCCTGCAGGCTGCACGTATGATTGGTGGAGATTTGGTACCGCCAGCCATGTGCTATTACTCAAAATTAAAAGGCAGCGGTGGAAAATGTCGTTGCTGTTTAGTCGAAGTTTCTAAAGGTAGTGAGGCTGACCCAAGACCAATGCCAAAATTGATGGCATCTTGTGTAACAGGATGTATGGACGGAATGGAAGTAAACAGTAAATCTTCTGCAAGAGTTACCGAAGCGCGTAAATCTGTGACAGAATTTTTATTGATTAACCACCCGTTAGACTGTCCTATCTGTGATCAGGCTGGAGAATGTGATCTTCAAAACTTAAGTTTTGAGCACGGAAATCCAAAATCACGTTATATTGAAGAAAAAAGAACATTTGAACCAGAAGATATTGGTCCAAATATTCAACTGCATATGAACCGTTGTATTCTATGCCAAAGATGTGTACAAGTTGCAGATCAATTGACAGACAATAGAGTTCACGGAGTATTAGATCGTGGTGATCACGCTAATATTTCGACTTGTATTTCTAAAGCCATCACAAATGAGTTCTCTGGAAACATGATCGATGTTTGTCCGGTTGGAGCTTTAACAGACAAAACTTTCCGTTTTAAATCAAGAGTTTGGTTTAACAAACCTTACAATGCACATAGAGAATGTACTACTCCAGGATGCTGTGGTAAAACTACTGTTTGGATGTTTGGTGGAGAAATTCAACGTGTAACTGGTCGTAAAGATGAGTACCATGAAGTTGAGGAATTCATTTGCAACAGCTGTCGTTTTGATCACAAAGATGTAAACGACTGGGTTATTGAAGGACCAAGAGAGTTTGAAAAAGATTCTGTTATCAACCAAAATAACTACACTCAAAAATTAGAAAAAGTACAAATCGATACTGAAAAGAATATTCTTATGGGTAGAGATGTTGACCGTAAAAAAATTAGTATGGCTGAAATTCCATTAAACACTAACAACAAAAATTCTTAA
- the nuoF gene encoding NADH-quinone oxidoreductase subunit NuoF, with protein MSQKILLDKINIPGIKTYEVYRQNGGYASVEKALKTLTPDEVTEEVKKSGLRGRGGAGFPAGMKWSFIDKKSGRPRHLVCNADESEPGTFKDRFLMEYIPHLLIEGMITSSYALGANLSYIYIRGEYMWVFKILERAIAEAKAAGWLGKNILGSGYDLELHVHCGAGAYICGEETALIESLEGKRGNPRIKPPFPAVSGLWANPTVVNNVETIATVPWIVNNSGDDYAKIGIGRSTGTKLISASGHIKNPGVYEIELGLSVDEFMNSDEYLGGMSSSRPLKAFVPGGSSVPILPADLIFKTANGEDRLMTYESLSDGGFATGSMLGSGGFIVYNDTACVVRNTWNFARFYHHESCGQCTPCREGTGWLEKILWRVENGQGREEDIELLWSIQSKIEGNTICPLGDAASWPVAAAIRHFRDEFEYHVRFPEKIKNRDHFVAEPFSQVKHLVGRQTV; from the coding sequence ATGTCACAAAAAATATTATTAGATAAAATCAATATTCCTGGAATTAAAACCTACGAAGTATATCGCCAAAATGGTGGTTATGCTTCTGTAGAAAAAGCTTTAAAAACTCTTACACCAGACGAAGTTACTGAAGAAGTAAAAAAATCGGGGCTTCGCGGCCGTGGTGGTGCAGGTTTCCCTGCTGGAATGAAATGGAGCTTTATTGATAAAAAATCAGGAAGACCAAGACATTTAGTTTGTAATGCTGACGAATCTGAACCAGGGACTTTTAAAGATCGCTTTTTGATGGAGTATATTCCTCACTTATTGATCGAGGGAATGATTACTTCAAGCTACGCATTGGGAGCTAACCTTTCCTATATCTACATTCGTGGAGAATATATGTGGGTTTTCAAAATTTTAGAAAGAGCAATCGCCGAAGCTAAAGCTGCAGGATGGTTAGGAAAAAATATATTAGGTTCAGGTTACGATCTTGAACTTCACGTTCACTGTGGAGCTGGAGCTTATATCTGTGGAGAAGAAACTGCACTTATTGAGTCTTTAGAAGGTAAAAGAGGAAATCCTCGTATTAAGCCGCCTTTCCCAGCAGTTTCAGGACTTTGGGCAAATCCAACAGTGGTAAACAATGTTGAAACTATTGCAACGGTGCCATGGATTGTAAACAATTCTGGTGACGATTATGCTAAAATTGGAATCGGACGTTCTACGGGAACTAAATTAATTTCTGCTTCTGGACACATCAAAAACCCTGGAGTTTACGAAATTGAATTAGGTTTAAGTGTTGACGAATTCATGAATTCTGATGAATATTTAGGAGGTATGTCTTCTAGCCGTCCATTAAAAGCATTTGTGCCAGGAGGATCTTCTGTACCAATTTTACCAGCAGATTTGATTTTCAAAACAGCAAATGGTGAAGATCGTTTAATGACTTACGAATCTTTAAGTGATGGTGGCTTTGCAACTGGATCTATGTTAGGTTCTGGAGGATTCATTGTATATAACGATACTGCATGTGTGGTAAGAAACACTTGGAACTTTGCACGTTTTTACCACCACGAATCTTGCGGACAATGTACACCTTGCCGTGAAGGAACAGGATGGCTGGAGAAAATTTTATGGAGAGTCGAAAACGGTCAAGGCCGTGAAGAAGATATCGAATTGTTGTGGAGCATTCAAAGTAAAATTGAAGGAAACACAATTTGCCCTTTAGGAGACGCAGCTTCTTGGCCAGTAGCAGCTGCAATTCGTCACTTTAGAGATGAATTTGAATATCACGTTCGTTTTCCTGAAAAAATCAAAAATAGAGATCACTTTGTTGCTGAACCTTTTTCGCAAGTGAAGCATTTAGTAGGCAGACAAACAGTTTAA
- a CDS encoding NAD(P)H-dependent oxidoreductase subunit E produces MERKHYKQEINMTEALMNRINELISHYPEGKQKSALLPVLHEVQDAHNNWLSIELQDKVAEILQIKPIEVYEVVTFYTMFNQKPIGKYMFEFCQTSCCCLRGAEDLMDYTSEKLGIKMGETTPDGMFTIAGVECLGACGYAPMMQLGDFYKEKLTEEKIDQIIADCRDDKIILHDK; encoded by the coding sequence ATGGAACGTAAACATTACAAACAAGAAATAAACATGACCGAAGCATTGATGAACCGCATCAATGAATTGATCAGTCATTATCCTGAGGGCAAACAAAAATCGGCTTTACTGCCTGTTTTGCACGAAGTTCAGGATGCACACAACAACTGGCTTAGTATTGAACTTCAAGATAAGGTTGCTGAAATTCTTCAGATAAAACCGATTGAAGTTTATGAAGTGGTTACTTTTTACACCATGTTCAACCAAAAGCCAATTGGTAAGTATATGTTTGAGTTTTGCCAGACTTCTTGCTGCTGCCTGCGTGGTGCCGAAGATTTAATGGATTATACTTCTGAAAAATTAGGCATTAAAATGGGCGAAACAACTCCAGACGGAATGTTTACCATTGCTGGTGTAGAATGTTTAGGTGCCTGCGGATATGCTCCAATGATGCAGTTAGGTGATTTCTACAAAGAGAAATTGACAGAAGAAAAAATCGATCAGATTATTGCTGATTGTAGAGATGATAAAATAATATTACACGATAAATAA